One Etheostoma spectabile isolate EspeVRDwgs_2016 chromosome 12, UIUC_Espe_1.0, whole genome shotgun sequence genomic window carries:
- the LOC116699661 gene encoding homeobox protein engrailed-2b, translated as MEENARRDPERAQDFDEESNRAILPLLQPPGNHQSHRITNFYIDNILRPDFGRKRKHGALVREGDGLGLGVIIRTEKLTGTKSSKTGNPQQGGAGGEEEEEEEEDEDTGASDDQHPDTEAKRPDLRAGDAAGKARGSGGDRCRSPEAGSAPASKPPMLWPAWVYCTRYSDRPSAGPRSRKPKKESTPSKEDKRPRTAFTAEQLHRLKTEFQSNRYLTEQRRQSLAGELGLNESQIKIWFQNKRAKIKKATGNKNALALHLMAQGLYNHAGSKDAKSDSD; from the exons ATGGAAGAAAATGCTCGCCGAGACCCAGAGCGCGCACAGGACTTCGACGAGGAGTCCAACCGGGCCATCCTGCCTCTCCTCCAGCCACCTGGCAACCATCAGTCCCACAGGATCACAAACTTTTACATCGACAACATTTTGAGACCGGACTTTGGTCGAAAGAGGAAGCACGGGGCTCTGGTCCGGGAGGGAGACGGTCTGGGTCTGGGAGTGATCATACGCACAGAGAAGCTCACAGGGACAAAGTCTTCCAAAACTGGCAACCCGCAGCAGGGTGGAGCAGGAGgcgaggaggaagaagaagaagaagaggatgaggacACGGGAGCATCCGACGACCAGCATCCGGACACTGAGGCCAAGAGGCCGGACCTGAGAGCCGGGGATGCGGCTGGGAAGGCTCGGGGGAGCGGCGGGGACCGATGCCGCAGCCCCGAGGCCGGCTCGGCCCCTGCGTCCAAGCCACCGATGCTGTGGCCGGCCTGGGTTTATTGCACGCGCTACTCGGACCGTCCGTCAGCAG GGCCCAGATCCCGCAAACCAAAGAAGGAATCGACCCCGAGTAAAGAGGACAAGCGGCCCCGGACGGCCTTCACCGCGGAGCAGCTCCATCGGTTAAAAACGGAGTTCCAGAGCAACCGGTACCTGACCGAGCAGCGGCGGCAGAGCCTGGCCGGGGAACTGGGCCTTAACGAGTCTCAGATCAAAATCTGGTTTCAGAACAAACGGGCCAAAATCAAGAAAGCCACCGGGAATAAAAACGCTCTGGCGCTGCATCTCATGGCGCAGGGACTGTACAACCACGCCGGGTCCAAGGACGCCAAGTCGGACAGCGACTAG